CCGGTTAGTAGTTTATTGTAGAGCTGTTTGGTGTACGCATACCGCTGCGCATCAAGCCCCGGATGAGTAGCCGGCCGGTGGCGGGCCACGAAGGCGCGCACGGCCGGCTGCTCGGCGTTTTGCCGGGTAGTAATGAGCACCACCACCGGCGACATGGGCCATAGCAAGCTGCTGCTCAGCCCTTCGCGCTGCAACAGGGCCGCTGCGTCCGCGTCGCGCACGCCGCTGATTTCGTCAATGGCGTCGGGGGCCAGTTGGGTAGCGGCCGTGTGCTCGGACAGCTGGCCGTCGATAAAGTACACGGCCTTGCGGGGCAGCGTCGCGGGCTCGTACCTGGGCCGAAACAGCGCCATAAATCCGCCGCTCGGCGCCGGATTTTGCTGCGCCGAACTTGGGGCCGCGCCCAACAGCACCGGCAATGCAACAAGCGCCACGCGTAGCGCGCGGCCCAACAATGGTTTCATCATGGCGATAGAGGTGTAGTGGTGATGAATGATAAGCAAATACACCAGCATAACGCCCTGCCTGGCTGCACATTGTGCGGCACCATGCCGTTGTTGGCCGGCTGCCGCAACCCTGCAGGGTGCCATGCGCCGAACGCCGCCGCAACACCTAGGCCCGCGTTACCCGGCCCTTCAAATCCCAGTGGCTGGCCTGCACCTGCTGGCTGCCGGGCACGCGCTTAATGGTGCGCACGTACCGCTCGCCGGCAATGGCGCCATCGGGCCGGCGCTGGCCGATAAACAGCGTAACCGGCTCGCCCAGGTCGTTGGTAACGAAGGTGATATCGAGGCCGCGAAAACGGTCGTGGAGGGTGCTGCTGGGCTCGTAGGTTTTGCTGAGCTTTTCGACAAGCTGGCGGTGCAGGGGCATGGCGGAGGCAGATAAAAGTACCTCGGGGCTATACGCAGCAGCCCGGCCCGGGGTCGGCCGCCGGTAGCCTGGTTGGCGCCGGCCCAAGGCACCTAGGGCCGGCCCAGGCGCATGGCTGGTATCTGAGAATTTTTTGTTTAAATTTTATATATCAAAGTTTAAACAAATCTTATATCAGATATATTATATGTGTGACCTTCAACTCAACCTCTTTCACTATGAAAACCTTGTTGCTTGATGTCATGGAAATACCGGTCGACGATCCGGTAGCTTTCACGTTCTTCACCGGGTACATGGCCATGTTTGCGGCGGCCGTGTTTTTCTTTTTCGAGCGCAGCACCGTCGACAAAAAGTGGAAGACCTCGCTGCTGATTTCGGGCCTGGTAACGGGCATTGCGGCGGTGCACTATTACTACATGCGCGACTACTACGTAACCACGCGCGCCACGCCCATTGCCCTGCGCTACATCGACTGGACGCTGACCGTGCCGCTGATGGTGGTGGAGTTTTACCTGCTGGTGCGCGCCGCCGGGGCCAAAACTTCGCTGCTGTATAAGCTGATTGCAGCGGCCCTCGTGATGCTGGTGTGCGGCTACATCGGCGAGGCCTTTACCGACGGCTCGATGCGCCACTCGGTGCTGTGGGGCACGCTTTCCACGGTGGGCTACGTGTACATCCTGTACTCGGCCTGGGCCGGCGAGGTAGCGCAGCTGGCGGCGGCCTCGCGCTCCGAGGCGGTGCAGCGGGGCGTGCGGGCGCTGGCGTGGTTCGTGCTGGTGGGCTGGGCCATTTACCCCATTGGCTACATGGCCATGCCCGGCGGCTGGCTGGGGCCCGATGGCGCGGGCCTGCTGCGCCCCCAAGACCTCGACCTGTTCTACAACATCGGCGACGCCATCAACAAAATCGGCTTTGGCCTGGTGGTATACGGCATTGCCCGCAGCGAATCGGCCGTGAAGGTGGCGCCGCCCAGCTACTCATCGGTAATGTAACACCCTAGGTAGCGCTACGCCATCAGCCATGAACGACAAGCCGTTTTTCGCGGAAACGCAGCAGCTGTTCGACAACGTGCGCGACCACGCCTTTGAGCCCCTGGCGGCCCTGTGCGACGATGATTTCGGCATCGTCGACATCAACGCCGAGGGCGGCACACTCGTCATCCGCAACCGGGCCGAGTGGGAAAGCTGGTTCCGCAACCTGTTTGGGCAGCTCGACGCCATGGACGCCCGCACCTGGTCGGAGATAACCGGCTACCAAGCCGTAAAAACCGCCGAAATGGGCTACAGCGTCGTCGATTTCGACCAGATGCTGGTGCACAACGGCAAGCGCCTGCGCTTCTCGTGCCTGAGCACCATCGTCTGGAAAAAAGTGGGCAACGCCTGGAAAGAAGCCCGCTACCACAGCTCGCTGCTGGGCGTGCGCGAGGAAGAAGCCGCCGCCTGACCCCTGCCTGCTCCACCGAAACAAAAAGCCCGCCCTAGGTACCTAGGGCGGGCTTTTTGTTTCGGGGAGGGGCTAGGAGGGCTGGGCAAGCCCTACCACACCTTGGCGCGCGTGGCCTGCGGGCGCACCATTTTGTCGCCCTCTTTGCAGCCGAACGCCTGGTAGAATTCCGGCATGTTCATGAGCGGGCCGTTCACGCGGAACTGCGCCGGCGAGTGCGGATCGGTGAGTACTTGCTGGCGCAGGGCCTCGGGGCGCATGCTGGTGCGCCACACCTGCGCCCAGGCCAGGAAGAAGCGCTGCTCCGGCGTAAAGCCGTCGTAGCGGGGCGCGTTGCCGTTGGGGTACTTCTGCTTCAGCTGCTTTTGCAAGGCCGAGTAAGCCAGGGCCGTGCCGCCGAAGTCGGCGAGGTTTTCGCCCATGGTCAGCTTGCCGTTCACGAACACCGAGTCGAGCGGCTGAAAGGCAGAGTACTGGGCGCCCACCAAATCGGCACGCTTCTGAAATTCGGCGGCGTCTTCCTTGGTCCACCAGTCGCGCAGGTTGCCCTCGGCATCCGATTGGCGGCCGCGGTCGTCGAAACCGTGCGTGATTTCGTGGCCGATTACCGCGCCCATGCCGCCGTAGTTCACGGCATCATCGGCTTTGGGGTCGAAGAAGGGCGGCTGCATGATGCCGGCCGGGAACACAATCTCGTTGAGCGAGGAGTTGTAGTAGGCGTTTACGGTGGGCGGCGTCATGCCCCACACCGAGCGGTCGATGGGCTTGCCGTAGCGCTGCACGTTATCCTTGTACTCCCATTCGCGGGCGGCAATTACGTTTTTCAGGTACGACTCGCGCGAGATGGTGAGGGCCGAGTAGTCCTTCCACTTGTCGGGGTAGCCGATTTTTACCGTGAAGGAGTTCAGCTTCTTCTGGGCTTCCTGCTTGGTGGCGGGGCTCATCCACTCGAGCTGCTGAATGTGCTCGGCCATGGCCTCTTTGATGTGGCCCACCATTTCCAGCGCCTTCTGCTTGGTTTCGGGCGTAAAAGCGCGGTCGACGTACAGCTGGCCGAACGCCTCGCCCAAGGAGGCATCCGTGGAGCGCAGCATACGCTTCCAGCGGGGTTGCTGCTGCTTGGCGCCCGTGAGCACCTGCTGGAAGCGGAACGACTCATCGACATACGCCTTGGGCAACGCCGAAGCCATGCTCGAGGTGAGGTGCCACCGCAGGTAGGTTTTCCAGTCGCTCAGCGGCTCGGCCTTCAGGGCAGCGCTGGCATCCTTAAAGAAGTCGGGCTGGCCCACAATTACCTCCTTCGCCGAACCCAAGCCTACTTGCTGCAGCACCGCCGGAATGGCCAAGTTGCCGAACTGCTTGTCGGCTTCGGCCACCGTCATTTTGTTGTAGTTGGCGTAGGGGTCGCGCAGGGCTACGCGGTCCTTCGAGGCCTTTGCCAGGCGCGTTTCGAGGCGCATCACTGTTTCGGCGTTTTTGCGGGCCGTGGCCTCGTTGTCGCCGAGCAGCTTAAAGGTGTTCGTCAGGTAGGTGTTGTAGGCCGAACGAATAGCTTTGGAACGCGCATCCTCCTTTAGGTAGTAGTCGCGGTCGGGCAGCGTGAGGCCGCCTTGCGAGAGGTACACCGCGTACTGGGTGCTGATCTTGCGGTCTTGGTTTACACCTAGGCCAAATACCGAGCGCGTTTGCAGCATCTGCTGGCGCGCCAACGACGTTTGCAGGCCTTTCAGGTCTTTGATGGCGCTGATGCGGGCGAGTTCGGGCTGCAGGTACTTCAGGCCCGCCGCCTCGATGGCGGCCGTGTCCATGGCCGAGGCGTAGAAGTCGCCCACCTTCTGCAGGTTCGTGCCCTTCTGCGCACTCTTGTTCGCCGCGGCTTCCTCCAGAATCTGCCGCATCAAAGCCTGATTCTTATCGATGAGCGTGTTCCAGGAACCCCACGAAGTTTCGGCGGCCGGAATGGGCGTGTTCTTCAGCCAGGTGCCCGAGGCGTACTGGAAGAAGTTGTCGCACGGCGACACCGACTTGTCGATGGTGGCTACATCGAGGCCGACGCCGGGCACGCTGGGCTGCTCGGTAGTAGTGGCGGTAGCCGTGGCCGCCGTGGGGGTGGTGGCGGCCGTTTGGGTGGAGCTGCTGGAGGCGCAGGCACCCAGGAAGCCGGCCAATGCGCTGGCAGCCAGCAGCAGGTACTTGTTGTTTGTCATGCGGGGTACTGACAACAGTGAACGAACGGGGAAAAGCGCGCCGCTTCCGATGGGGCAAAAGCGGCGCGCTCCTAAGTTCGGTATTAATGCTGGGTTTTATAGCACAACCTGGCAAGCAACCGGGCAACAAAAAAGCAGCCTGGCAATTTCAGGCTGCTTTTCTTGCGTTTTTATCAGCGGCTCAGCTGCTTACCATATTTTGGCTCGCTCGGCTTCGGCGCGCACCATTTTCTGGCCGGGTTGGCAGCCAAAAGCTTCGTAGAACTGCGGCATGTTCATCAGCGGGCCGATGGTGCGGTACTGCCCCGGCGAGTGTGGGTCAGTGAGGATTTGCTGACGCAAAGCTTCGGGCCGGATGTTGGTGCGGCGCAGCTGCGCCCACGCCAGGAAAAAGCGCTGTTCCGGCGTAAAGCCGTCGATTTTCGGGCGCGGGTTGCTGCCGTATTTCTGCTGCAGCTGTTTTTGCAGGGCGCCGTACACCACCGTCAGGCCGGCAAAGTCGGCCAGGTTCTCGCCCATGGTCAGCTTGCCGTTTACGTGCACCGAGTCGAGCGGCGAGAAGGCGTCGTACTGCGTGCCCACCACGGCAGCGCGCTTGGTAAACTCGGCGGCGTCTTCCTTGGTCCACCAGTCGCGCAGGTTGCCTTGCGAGTCGTACTGGCGGCCCTGGTCGTCGAAACCGTGCGTGATTTCGTGGCCGATTACACCGCCAATAGCGCCGTAGTTCACGGCATCATCGGCTTCCGGGTCGAAGAAGGGCGGCTGCAGGTACCCGGCCGGAAACACAATTTCGTTCATGGGCGGGTTGTAGTAGGCATTCACGGTGGGCGGCGTCATGCCCCACTCGTTGCGGTCGATGGGTTTGCCGAGCTTCTGCGCGTTGTCCTTGTACTCCCACTCACGGGCGGCCAGCACGTTTTTGAGGTACGACTCGCGCGAAATCGTCAGCGCCGAGTAGTCCTTCCACACGTCGGGGTAGCCAATCTTCACGCGCAGCGCGTTCAGCTTTTTCAACGCCTCCTGCTTCGTTGGTTCGCTCATCCAGGTGTTCGAGCGAATGTGGTCGGCCATCGACGCCTTGATGTTATTCACCATCTCCAGCGCCTTGGCTTTGGCCTCGGGCGAGAAAGCCTTGGCTACGTACAGCTCGCCGAAAGCTTCGCCCAGCGTAGCGTCCGTCGAGGCCAGCATGCGTTTCCAGCGCACCGTTTGGGTTTTGGCCCCGCCGAGCACTTGCGAAAAGCGGAACGTTTCGTCGACGTACGCTTTGGGCAGCGCGCCCGCTACCGAGCGCACCAGGTGCCAGCGCAGGTAGGTCTTCTGGTCACCTAGGGGTTCGGCCTTCAGCGTGGTGTTCAGCTCGTCGAAGAACGCCGGCTGGCCTACGTTTACCTCCTTGGCGGTGCTGAGCTGCAGCTCCGCGAGCAGGCGCGGCAAATCGAGGTTGGGGTAGCGCTTGGCCGCGGCGGCCACCGTCATTTTGTTGTAGTTGGCCTCGGGGTTGCGCAGCTCCACGCGGGTACGCGAGGCCTTGGCCAGGCGCGTTTCGATGCGTTCCACGGCAGCGGCGTTTTTCTCGGCCGTGGCCTCGTTGTCGCCGAGCAGCTTAAACATATTGCGCAGGTAGGTGCGGTACGCCTCGCGGATGTTCTTGGAGCGTGCGTCGTCTTTGAGGTAGTAGTCGCGGTCAGGCAGCGTTAGGCCGCCCTGGTTCATGCCCACGATGTACTGCGTCGAGTTCTTGTCGTCGATTTCGACGCCGGTGCGGAAGTAGCTGCCTACCTGCAACATCTTCTGCCGGGCCATGGCCGATTGCAGGCCTTTCAGGTCTTTGATGGCGCTGATGCGGGCCAGCTCGGGCTGCAGGTACTTCAGGCCCGCCGCTTCGATGGCTGTGGTGTCCATGGCCGAGGCGTAGAAGTCGCCCACCTTCTGCAGGTTCGTGCCTTTCGGCGCGCTCTTGTTGGCGGCCGCCTCCTCCAGAATCTGCCGCATCAGGGCCTGGTTGCGGTCTTGCAGCAGGTTGCGCGGGCCCCAGCTCGAGGCGTACGACGGAATAGGGTTGCTCTTGAGCCACACGCCGCCCGAGTACTGGAAGAAGTCTTCGCACGGCGACACGGAGCGGTCGATATCGGCGGGGTTGATGCTGCGCCCCTTGATTTCGGGCTCGGTGCTGGCCGCGGCCGTGGCCGTACCGGCGTTGTTGGCCGCAGCGGCGGGGGCATTGCCGGCCGGGTTGCTGGCGGCGCAACCCGCCAAAGCCAGCACCGAGGCGGCCGCCACGGCGCGTGTAAGCGCTAATTGATGTTTCATGGGGGACTGTGCAGGGATGGAAGGCACCCCTTGGGGCGAGGCAAAGACTTGGGTTGCGTAAGTTAGGCTGCATGCCCGGTTGCCGGCCGCTGTTCGGCCCTGCCAGCGCCCGCCGCACCTAGGGCCCGGCAGCTAGTGCGTAACTTGCGGCCTTCACCTGCCCTTTGTTGACGTCGTGCGTAAGCTCCTTTGTATCTCTTTCGCCCTATTCGCTACCCTAGGTGCTGCGCCGGCAGCTTGGGCACAAGCACCTGCCACCGCAACGCAGGCCGCAACCAACAGCCCCGAACAGGAATTTCTGACCGCTGCCGATGCCGCCGCCGGCCTGATGAAGCGCCTGATGGCCCAGCCCGCTACTGCCGCTGCCGAGGCTCCGCTACTGCGCGAGTGCACCGCCCTGTGCCAACGTGCCAAAGCCCAGCGCATTACGCCTGCCTATGCCCAATGGCTGCGCAGCCTGCGCCGCGAGGAGCTGCGCACCGCCGTGCAACACCTGCAGGCCAGCGCCTTTGTGCAGTACCTGGGCAAGCTGCAAACCGCGCCCGAGTTTGAGGCCCGCTACAAGCGCAGCCCCGCCGCCGCCGATATGATGCTGCAGATTTTGAATGCGTTTGACATTGAGCGGTATTAGTACCGCGCAGCGCAGGCCGGGCGCTGTCTTGCTGCCTTTGTAGCTCGCGTTTGCAAGAACGAACTGTAATACCAGACACCACCCGTCATCCTGTGCCGAGCGCAGGATCTTATCACGGCCGAACAACTACTTCAGT
The sequence above is drawn from the Hymenobacter sp. YIM 151858-1 genome and encodes:
- a CDS encoding M13 family metallopeptidase, with product MTNNKYLLLAASALAGFLGACASSSSTQTAATTPTAATATATTTEQPSVPGVGLDVATIDKSVSPCDNFFQYASGTWLKNTPIPAAETSWGSWNTLIDKNQALMRQILEEAAANKSAQKGTNLQKVGDFYASAMDTAAIEAAGLKYLQPELARISAIKDLKGLQTSLARQQMLQTRSVFGLGVNQDRKISTQYAVYLSQGGLTLPDRDYYLKEDARSKAIRSAYNTYLTNTFKLLGDNEATARKNAETVMRLETRLAKASKDRVALRDPYANYNKMTVAEADKQFGNLAIPAVLQQVGLGSAKEVIVGQPDFFKDASAALKAEPLSDWKTYLRWHLTSSMASALPKAYVDESFRFQQVLTGAKQQQPRWKRMLRSTDASLGEAFGQLYVDRAFTPETKQKALEMVGHIKEAMAEHIQQLEWMSPATKQEAQKKLNSFTVKIGYPDKWKDYSALTISRESYLKNVIAAREWEYKDNVQRYGKPIDRSVWGMTPPTVNAYYNSSLNEIVFPAGIMQPPFFDPKADDAVNYGGMGAVIGHEITHGFDDRGRQSDAEGNLRDWWTKEDAAEFQKRADLVGAQYSAFQPLDSVFVNGKLTMGENLADFGGTALAYSALQKQLKQKYPNGNAPRYDGFTPEQRFFLAWAQVWRTSMRPEALRQQVLTDPHSPAQFRVNGPLMNMPEFYQAFGCKEGDKMVRPQATRAKVW
- a CDS encoding M13 family metallopeptidase, whose protein sequence is MKHQLALTRAVAAASVLALAGCAASNPAGNAPAAAANNAGTATAAASTEPEIKGRSINPADIDRSVSPCEDFFQYSGGVWLKSNPIPSYASSWGPRNLLQDRNQALMRQILEEAAANKSAPKGTNLQKVGDFYASAMDTTAIEAAGLKYLQPELARISAIKDLKGLQSAMARQKMLQVGSYFRTGVEIDDKNSTQYIVGMNQGGLTLPDRDYYLKDDARSKNIREAYRTYLRNMFKLLGDNEATAEKNAAAVERIETRLAKASRTRVELRNPEANYNKMTVAAAAKRYPNLDLPRLLAELQLSTAKEVNVGQPAFFDELNTTLKAEPLGDQKTYLRWHLVRSVAGALPKAYVDETFRFSQVLGGAKTQTVRWKRMLASTDATLGEAFGELYVAKAFSPEAKAKALEMVNNIKASMADHIRSNTWMSEPTKQEALKKLNALRVKIGYPDVWKDYSALTISRESYLKNVLAAREWEYKDNAQKLGKPIDRNEWGMTPPTVNAYYNPPMNEIVFPAGYLQPPFFDPEADDAVNYGAIGGVIGHEITHGFDDQGRQYDSQGNLRDWWTKEDAAEFTKRAAVVGTQYDAFSPLDSVHVNGKLTMGENLADFAGLTVVYGALQKQLQQKYGSNPRPKIDGFTPEQRFFLAWAQLRRTNIRPEALRQQILTDPHSPGQYRTIGPLMNMPQFYEAFGCQPGQKMVRAEAERAKIW
- a CDS encoding bacteriorhodopsin-like, whose product is MKTLLLDVMEIPVDDPVAFTFFTGYMAMFAAAVFFFFERSTVDKKWKTSLLISGLVTGIAAVHYYYMRDYYVTTRATPIALRYIDWTLTVPLMVVEFYLLVRAAGAKTSLLYKLIAAALVMLVCGYIGEAFTDGSMRHSVLWGTLSTVGYVYILYSAWAGEVAQLAAASRSEAVQRGVRALAWFVLVGWAIYPIGYMAMPGGWLGPDGAGLLRPQDLDLFYNIGDAINKIGFGLVVYGIARSESAVKVAPPSYSSVM
- a CDS encoding nuclear transport factor 2 family protein; the encoded protein is MNDKPFFAETQQLFDNVRDHAFEPLAALCDDDFGIVDINAEGGTLVIRNRAEWESWFRNLFGQLDAMDARTWSEITGYQAVKTAEMGYSVVDFDQMLVHNGKRLRFSCLSTIVWKKVGNAWKEARYHSSLLGVREEEAAA